The proteins below are encoded in one region of Lactuca sativa cultivar Salinas chromosome 3, Lsat_Salinas_v11, whole genome shotgun sequence:
- the LOC111914441 gene encoding protein CANDIDATE G-PROTEIN COUPLED RECEPTOR 7, protein MEGHAELYNIDDGNGTTKNFLSAGLTQLRFLYIIFSFSYLTLLGFWILVCFKNRRIFNRTHLLKGGLLLVNCVHFMCVAADLHHVKMTGTAHGLDVVFFIFQLMTAVLLSTVIVLIGAGWFFWKPFLKREEELVLMIVIVLEVWANVDPIMPWEAAVPYNNKNGSLADVIYCFAIYFSIALSSILLDEIRETDLNGNKNKLWLFMMLTIVYVLITKLFLLALSTRWEVYVVKETTILVFCMSILYIFRPGYRARITNAAETTGLSTSNSISCFYSPV, encoded by the coding sequence ATGGAGGGTCATGCCGAGCTTTACAACATCGATGATGGCAATGGCACTACCAAAAACTTTTTATCAGCCGGGCTAACACAACTCCGGTTTCTTTACATCATCTTCTCCTTCAGTTATTTAACTCTTCTAGGGTTTTGGATCTTAGTATGCTTCAAGAACAGGAGAATCTTTAACAGGACCCATTTACTAAAGGGTGGGCTGCTTCTTGTGAATTGTGTTCACTTTATGTGTGTTGCTGCGGATCTACATCATGTGAAGATGACAGGAACTGCTCATGGATTGGATGTTGTGTTTTTCATATTTCAGCTAATGACGGCTGTTCTTTTGTCCACCGTGATCGTGTTGATTGGTGCGGGATGGTTTTTCTGGAAGCCGTTTTTGAAACGAGAGGAAGAACtggttttgatgattgtgatcgTGCTTGAGGTTTGGGCTAATGTAGATCCAATAATGCCATGGGAAGCTGCTGTACCTTATAATAACAAAAACGGGTCGCTGGCAGATGTCATCTACTGCTTTGCTATTTACTTCTCCATAGCCTTGTCGAGTATCTTGTTGGATGAGATTCGTGAGACTGATTTGAATGGTAATAAGAATAAGTTGTGGTTATTTATGATGTTGACTATTGTGTATGTGCTCATTACGAAGCTTTTTCTTCTTGCATTGTCTACACGGTGGGAGGTTTATGTGGTAAAGGAGACCACCATTCTTGTGTTCTGTATGTCGATTCTTTACATTTTCAGGCCAGGTTATAGAGCGAGGATCACAAATGCTGCGGAGACTACTGGGCTTTCAACTTCCAACTCGATTTCTTGTTTTTATAGTCCTGTCTAG